The proteins below come from a single Balaenoptera acutorostrata chromosome 2, mBalAcu1.1, whole genome shotgun sequence genomic window:
- the PLEKHJ1 gene encoding pleckstrin homology domain-containing family J member 1 — MRYNEKELQALSRQPAEMAAELGMRGPKKGSVVKRRLVKLVVNFLFYFRTDEAEPVGALLLEHCRVTQEEPSGFSISFLEDPERKYHFECCSEEQCQEWMTALRRASYEFMRRSLIFYRNEIQKMTGKDPLEQFGISEEARFQLSGLKA, encoded by the exons ATGCGCTATAACGAGAAGGAGCTGCAGGCGCTGTCCCGGCAGCCGGCCGAGATGGCAGCCGAGCTGGGCATGCGGGGCCCCAAGAAGGGCAGCG TGGTGAAACGGCGGCTGGTGAAGCTGGTGGTCAACTTCCTCTTCTACTTCCGGACGGACGAGGCGGAG CCCGTCGGAGCCCTGCTGCTGGAGCACTGCAGAGTCACTCAGGAAGAGCCCAGCGGCTTCTCCATCA GCTTCCTAGAGGACCCAGAGAGGAAGTATCACTTTGAGTGCTGCAGTGAGGAGCAATGTCAGGAGTGGATGACTGCTCTGCGTCGAGCCAG ttACGAGTTCATGCGGAGGAGCCTCATCTTCTACAGGAACGAGATCCAGAAGATGACTGGCAAG GATCCCCTGGAGCAGTTCGGCATATCGGAGGAGGCCAGGTTCCAGCTGAGTGGCCTGAAGGCATGA